Within the Pelagovum pacificum genome, the region GCTCGCCGCGCTGACGGCGGCGGAGCGTGCCGGCGGCGACAGCCGCGGCCTGCTGTCCGCCGCGCTGCTGGTGGTCGGGCCGGACATGGCGCCGCTCACCTTGCGCATCGACCATTCCGAAACGCCGCTCGCGGCGCTGCAGGATCTCTACCGCCGGTCGCAATCCTCGCCCTATGCCGACTGGCTAGACCTCGTGCCGACTCTCAACGCGCCGGATCGCGCGCCGGGCTGAGCCGCATCGAGGCAGAGCACCGGCTCACCTTGACGCGCCCGCCCCGGCCTTCTTTGGGCTCTTAGATATTCGCGGGGGTGAATTTGGCCGCAGGCCCAAGAGGGGGCAAAAAGCCCCCTGACGCCGCACGACCGGAGGGAGGGCTGCTGGATGTGCACCGAAGGTGCGCCGCCGGATCAGGCTACTCCGCGATGAACCGCTTCATGACCTGCGCTTCCTGCGCTTCCATGTGGTCCTGCGCGATCGCCATGTGCGAGGCCATCAGCCGCCGCGCCTCCTCGGCATCACCGGTGCGCAACGCGTCGATCACGCCGAGCTGGTGCATACGGCCCTGCCGCCAGAGCTCGATGTTCTGCGGCGCGTAGAGCCGGCGATAGATCGTCAGGTCGGACAGGATCTGCGCCATGAAGCTGATGAGGAAGCCGAGCAGTTCGTTGCTCGCGAACTCCGCCAGACGCGCGTGAAACTTGAGCGAAGCGACATGCTGTTCGCGCTCCTCCTCGTCGTCGCGGGCCGGTTCGGGATAAAGCGCGACGATGGCCTCCAGCTCGGCGATGTCGTCGTCTGACAGCTCGCCGGCGAGCGAGGCGGCAAGCTCTGGCTCCAGCAGGCGACGCAGCTGGTAGATGTCGCTGACGGTGAGGTTCTTGAAGTAGAAGTAGTTGCCGAGCAGCGCCCGTGCCCGGTCTGACGTCACCTCGCCGACGAAGCTGCCGCCGCCGGGGCCGGTGCGGGTGACGATCAGGCCCTGCGCCTCGAGGATGCGCATCGCCTCGCGGATCGTGCCCTTGGCCATCCCGAAGCGGGCGATCATCTCCGTCTCAGACGGCAGCCGGTCGCCTTTCTGCAGGCCGCGCTCGACCACCCAGCCCTTGATCTCGTCAGCCACGCGGACGGGCCTCGATCGCTTCGGTTCGCGGGGCTTGGGCTGGGCTCTGGGCATCGGTCCGGCAATGGTCACATGATCGAAAACGGCTGGACCGGGATAGCACGCGGGCCCGGCCGCCGGAAGCGGCGCGTCAGCGGGCCCTCGGGTCGGCCAGACGGCGCATCACGGTCGGGCCGGTCACCTGACCGATGACGGAGCCCTGTTCGGTAACGGCCACGGGACCGGAGCCGCCGGCGAAGCGGCGCATCAGGTCGGCGACCGTGGTGTCGGCAGGCACCTCGTCGGTGTGGTCCTCGCCCGCCGGTTCCATCACGTCCTTCGCTGTCAGCACGCCGAGCGGGTTCATGTGGGCGACGAATTCCGCCACGTAGTCATTGGCCGGGCTCGAGTAGATTTCCTGCGGGCGGCCGCACTGGACGATCCGGCCGCCTTCCATGATCGCGATGCGGTTGCCGATCTTGAACGCCTCGTCGAGGTCGTGGCTCACGAAGACGATCGTGCGCTTCAGCTCGCGTTGCAGCTCGAGCAGCTCGTCCTGCAGTTTGGTGCGGATCAGCGGGTCGAGCGCGGAGAAGGGCTCGTCCATCAGGATGATCGGCGACTCGGTTGCGAAGGCACGGGCGAGGCCGACGCGCTGCTGCATGCCGCCCGACAGCTCGCCCACCTTGCGGTCGGCCCAGTCCGACAGGCCGACGAGGCCAAGCTGCCGGTCGGCGCGCGCGTCGCGCTCGGACCGGGAAATGCCGGACAGTTCGAGGCCGAGCGCCACGTTCTCGCGCACCGACCGCCATGGCAGGAGGCCGAACTGCTGGAATACCATCGATACGCATTCGCGCCGCAGCTTCTTCAGCTCGGCCGCCGAGCAGCCAGGCAGGGTGCAGGACCAGTCGCCGTCGTTCACCGTGACCGCGCCCCGCGCGATCGGGTTGAGCCCGTTCAGCGCCCGAAGCAGTGTCGACTTGCCCGACCCGGAGAGGCCCATGAGCACGAGGATCTCGCCTTCCTCGATGGCGAGCGAACAATCGTGCACGCCGAGCACCTGTTCCGTCCGCGACTGGATCGTCGCCCGGTCGAGCCCCTCGTCCATCAGCGGCAGCGCCTTGTCGGGCTTGTTGCCGAAGACGATGGAGACCTTGTCGATGAGAACCGCGATATTGGTCATTTGCGGCTCCCCGCGTTGAGCATCCGGTCGAGCACGATGGCGACGACCACGATCACGAAGCCGGATTCGAAGCCGAGCGACGTGTTCACCGTGTTCAGCGCCCGGATCACCGGAACGCCGAGGCCGTCGGCACCGACGAGGGCGGCGATCACCACCATCGACAGCGACAGCATGATGGTCTGGTTCAGCCCCGCCATGATCTGCGGGAAGGCATAGGGCAGCTCCACCTTGCGCAGTGTCTGGCCGGGCGTCGCACCGAAGGCGCGGGCGGCTTCGAGCAGGGCAGGCGGCGTGGAGGAGATGCCGAGGTAGGTCAGCCGGATCGGAGCGGGCACGACGAAGATGACCGTCGCGATCAGGCCCGGCACCATGCCGATGCCGAAGAAGACGATGGCCGGGATCAGGTAGACGAAGGTCGGCAGCGTCTGCATCAGGTCGAGGACGGGCCGCATCCATGTGTAGAGCTTCGGGCGGTGGGCGGCGAGGATGCCGACCGGCACACCGATGCTCATGCAGACGAGGCAGGCGGCGAGGACGAGCGTCAGGCTCTCGGCGGTTTCCTCCCAGTAGCCCTGGTCGAGCACGAAGAGAAAGCCGACGGCGACCAGCAGGCAGGTCTTCCAGTTGCGCTGCAGCGCCCAGGTGATCGCCACGAAGGCGGCGATGACGAGGAAACGGTGCTGCGGCTCGTCCCAGAAGGGCAGGTAGGGTTCGAAGGATCGCCCGCTCATCCAGTTCACGCCCGGCGGGCGCATCAGGATCGACAGGATCAGGTCGATGATGAATTCGGTGACCGCGGCGAACCCGTCGAGGAACGCGCCGGCGGTGTTGCGGATGTAGTCGAACGCGGCGGCGAGCGTGTCGCCGACGGGGAGCTGTTCATCGGTCGCGCCGACGAGGCGTTGCGGCAGCCAGGTGATGAACCACCAGATGGCCGGGACCAGCCAGAGCAGGAAATCCCAGAGCGTGACGACGCACCATGCGACGGCCTGGTAGAGCGCGTTCAGGATCGTTCCCATGCGGTCGGGCCTCGGGTCTTCGGATCGGGAAGGATGGGTAGGATGGGTCGGTGACCCATCCTACAGTGACGGCATCAGCCTTCGAGCGCGGCGCTCACGGCTTCGACGGCGTCGCCGCCGTCCATCGTGGTCACGCCGTCGAGCCATGCGGTCCAGGCATCCGGGTTGGCGGCGAGCCATTCGGAGGCGGCGTCCGCCGGGTCGGCCCCGTCGTCGAGGATCGCGCCCATGATCTCGTTCTCCATCTCCAGCGAGAAGGAGAGGTTGTTCAGCAGCGTGCCGACGTTCGGGCACTCCTCGGCAAAGCCGGCGGTCGTGTTGGTGTAGACCGTCGCGCCGCCGAGGTCGGGGCCGAAGTAGTCGTCACCGCCCGTCAGGTAGGTGAGATCGTAGTTGGCGTTCATCGGGTGGGGCTCCCACGCGAGGAAGACGATCGGCTCGTCGCTGCCCGAGGCGCGGCCGACCTGCGCCAGCATGCCCTGCTCGGAGCTTTCGCGGACTTCGAAGTCGGACAGGCCGAAGGCGTCGGCCTCGATCATGTCCATGATCAGGCGGTTGCCGTCGTTGCCCGGCTCGATGCCGTAGATCGTCGCGTCCAGGGCGTCGATGTTGTCGACGATGTCGGCGAAATCGGCGATTCCCATCTCGGCGCCCGCGGCGTTGGTCGCCAGCGTGTACTTTGCGCCTTCGAGGTTGGCGCGCACGGTGTCGACCGTTCCGGCGTCGCGGTAGGGGGCGATGTCGCCTTCCATCGTCGGCATCCAGTTGCCGAGGAACACGTCCACGTCGCCCTCGGCGAGGCCGGTGTAGGTCACCGGCACGGACAGCACCTTGATCTCCGTGTCGTAGCCGAGTGCCTCGAGAACGGTGGTCGTGGCCGCAGTCGTCGCCGTGATGTCGGTCCAGCCGACGTCGGAGAAGATCACCGTTTCGCAGTCGGCGGCCGCCGCTCCGGCAGTCGCGATCGCAAGGGCGCATGTGGTGGTCAGCAGTTTCATTCCAGTCTCCCTGGTATCCCGCCGGCGAGGGCGGGTGTGGTGGATTTCGCCATTCGGCGAGTTATTGATTGACGGGTCAATTAGGCTCATCCTACGGTGCCTTGGCAACCCAAATCACCGACATGGATCACCAAGATGCCCGCTGAGCCCAAAAGGCGCGCACAACTCGTCGAGGCCACAATCAGCGAGATCGGGGCCAACGGCACTCTCAATATCACCGTAAGCCAGATTGCCAAACGTGCAGGAGTCTCTTCCGCGCTGGCATTCCACTACTTCGGTGACAAGGAGCAGATCTTCCTCGCCGCGATGCGCTACATCCTCACGCTCTACGGGGCGGAGGTGCGCGGCGCGCTCGCGGTGGCGGACGGTCCGCGCCAGCGGCTCGAGAGCCTCGTGCGGGCCAGCTTCTCGCCCTCGAACTTCCGGCGGGATGCGATCGCGGCGTGGCTGAACTTCTACGTGCTCGCCCAGACCTCGCCCGAGGCGCGGCGGCTGCTGTCGATCTACCAGCGGCGGCTGCAGTCGAATCTCGTCCACAACCTGCGGCCACTGGCCGGCGATGACGCCGCCGGGGTCGCACAGCGGATCGGCGGGCTGATCGACGGGCTCTACCTGCGCTTCGCGCTCGACACCGAGGCGACCGACGGGGCGAGCGCCGCAGCCCATGTCCTCCACGCAATCGACCGGGAAATCGGACACTCCAATTGACCTCTCCCAATATCCTCATCCTCATGGTGGACCAGCTGAACGGGACGCTGTTCCCCGACGGCCCCGCCGACTTCCTGCACGCCCCGAACCTCAAGAAGCTGGCGGAGCGCTCCACCCGATTCCGCAATTGCTACACCGCCTCGCCGCTCTGTGCGCCGGGCCGGGCGAGCTTCATGTCCGGGCAGCTGCCGTCGGTGAGCCGGGTCTACGACAACGCGGCGGAGTTCTCCTCCGACATTCCGACCTACGCGCACCACCTGCGCCGCGCGGGCTACTACACGTGCCTGTCGGGCAAGATGCACTTCGTCGGTCCCGACCAGATGCACGGCTTCGAGGAGCGGCTGACGACCGATATCTACCCCGCCGACTTCGGCTGGACGCCGGACTACCGCAAGCCGGGCGAGCGGATCGACTGGTGGTATCACAACATGGGATCGGTCACCGGGGCTGGGGTCGCCGAGATCTCCAACCAGATGGAGTACGACGACGAGGTCGCTTACAACGCCACGCACAAGCTCTACGATCTCGCCCGCGCCAAGGACCACCGGCCCTGGTGCCTGACGGTCAGCTTCACGCATCCGCACGATCCCTATGTCGCGCGCAAGAAGTTCTGGGATCTCTACGAGGATTGCGAACATCTGCAGCCCGAGATCGGCCCGATCCCCTACGAGCAGCAGGACAACCATTCCAAGCGTATCTTCGACGCGAACGACTGGAAGAGCTACGACATCTCGGACGAGGACGTGCGCCGGTCGCGCCGGGCCTACTTCGCTAACATCTCTTACCTCGACGAGAAGGTGGGCGAGATCCTCAACGTGCTGGAGCGCACCCGGCAGGAGGCGGTGATCCTCTTCGTGTCCGACCACGGCGACATGCTGGGTGAGCGGGGACTGTGGTTCAAGATGAGCTTCTACGAAGGCTCCGCCCGCGTGCCGATGATGATCTCCGCCCCGTCGATGGAGCCGGGACTGGTGACGGAGCCTGTCTCCAACATCGACGTCTGCCCGACGCTCTGCGACCTCGCCGGCGTGTCGATGGAGGAAGTCGCGCCCTGGACCACCGGCATCAGCCTGTTGCCCTACGGGCGGGGCGAAGTGCGCACCGCGCCTGTCGCACTGGAATACGCGGCAGAGGCCTCCTACGCGCCGATGATCTCGTTGCGCTCGGGCAAGTGGAAGCTGAACCTCTGCAAGCTGGACCCGGACCAGCTGTTCGACCTCGAAGCCGATCCGCATGAACTGGATAACCTCGCCGAGGATCCCGACCATGCGGAGGTGCTGGCCGAGCTGAAGGCCGAGGCCGACCGCCGCTGGGACCTCGACCGGTTCGACGCCGACGTCCGGCAGAGCCAGGCCCGCCGCTGGGTCGTCTACGAGGCGCTGCGCAACGGCAGCTACTACCCGTGGGACTTCCAGCCGCTCCAGAAGGCGTCAGAGCGGTACATGCGCAACCACATGGACCTGAACGTGGTGGAGGAGAACGCCCGCTTTCCGCGCGGCGAATAACCGGCCTCCACCGGGAGCCGCGGCCGGGGAGGGGCCGCGGTTCGATACCAGAACCTATCGCGCGGGGGACCGCCCCGGCGCACCGAAGAACCGAAGGATCGACATGCCCCTGCCCAAGGACACGCAACCGAAAGCCAGCCACTACATCAACGGCGCCTATGTCGAGGACACGGGCGGCACGCCGTTCGACGTGATCTATCCCGGCACCGGCGAAGTGATCGGCAAAGTCCATGCCGCAACGCCTGCCGTGATCGACGCCGCGCTCGAGGCCGCCCGCGCCGCGCAACCCGCGTGGGCCGCCATGTCGGGCACCGAGCGGGGCCGCATCCTGCGCCGCGCCGCCGACATCATTCGCGAGCGCAACCACGAGCTGTCGGTGCTGGAGACCTGCGATACCGGCAAGCCGCTGTCGGAGACGCTGGTCGCCGATGCGACCTCGGCGGCGGATGCGCTCGAATATTTCGGCGGGCTGGCGGGCACTCTGACCGGCGAGCATATCCAGCTGCCCGACGGTGATTTCGTCTACACCCGGCGCGAGGCGCTTGGCGTCTGCGTCGGCCTCGGCGCGTGGAACTACCCGACCCAGATCGCCGCGTGGAAGGGTGCGCCCGCGCTCGCCTGCGGGAACGCGATGATCTTCAAGCCGTCCGAGACGACGCCGCTATGCGCCCTGAAGGTCGCCGAGATCCTGACCGAGGCCGGCGCGCCTCCGGGCATCTTCAACGTGGTGCAGGGCATGGGCGAGGTCGGCTCCGCGCTCGTCACCGATCCGCGCGTCGCTAAGGTGTCGCTCACCGGCTCCGTGCCGACCGGTCGCAAGGTCTATGCCGCCGCCGCCGACGGGATGAAATACGTGACGATGGAACTTGGCGGCAAATCCCCCCTCGTCATCTTCGACGATGCCGACCTCGAAAGCGCAGTGTCCGCCGCGATCAACGGCAACTTCTATTCCACGGGTCAGATCTGCTCCAACGGGACTCGGGTCTTCGTCCAAAAGGGCATCAAGGAGAAGTTCCTCGCCCGGTTGGCAGAGCGCACGGCCAGTGCCACTCTCGGCGATCCGCTGGACGAGGCGACCAACCTCGGCCCGATGGTCAGCGCCGCGCAGCGCGAGATCGTGCTGCGCTACATCGAGACCGGCAAGGCGGAGGGCGCCCGGATGGTCTTCGGCGGCAAGGCGATCGAGGGCGACGGTTTCTGGATCGAGCCCGCAATTTTCGCCGACGTGACGGACGACATGGCGATCGCGCGGGAAGAGATCTTCGGCCCCGTTATGTCGGTCCTCGACTTCGACACGGAAGAAGAAGTCCTCGCCCGCGCCAACGATACCGAATTCGGGCTGTCCGCCGGGGTCTTCACTCGCGACATCACGCGCGCTCACCGGATGGCCGCGGGCTTCCGCGCCGGCTCGACCTGGATCAACACCTACAACCTGACGCCGGTCGAGGCGCCGTTCGGCGGATCCAAGATGTCCGGCGTCGGGCGTGAGAACTCCAGGGCGGCGATCGAGCACTTTTCGGAACGCAAGTCGGTCTATGTCTCGATGAATCCGACGGAGGCGCCCTTCTGATGGAAGCCGACTACGTCATCGTCGGGGCCGGGTCGGCCGGCTGCGCCATGGCCTACCGCCTGTCGGAGGCCGGCAAGTCGGTCATCGTGATCGAGTTCGGCGGCAGCGACGCCGGGCCGTTCATCCAGATGCCGGCCGCGCTGTCCTTTCCGATGAACATGCCGCGCTATGACTGGGGCTACTCGACCGAGCCCGAGCCGCACTTGGGCGGGCGCAAGCTGGTTGTGCCGCGCGGCAAGGTGATCGGCGGGTCGTCCTCGATCAATGGCATGATCTACGTGCGCGGCCATGCAAAGGACTACGACCACTGGGCCGGGCAGGGCGCCGATGGCTGGGGCTATGCCGACGTGCTGCCCTACTTCCAGCGGATGGAGCACTGGCACGACGGCGGCCACGGCGGCGACCCTGAGTGGCGCGGCACCGACGGTCCGCTGCATGTCACACGCGGGCCCCGGAAGAACCCGCTCACCCGCGCGTTCGTCGAGGCGGGCCGGCAGGCCGGCTATCAGGTCACCGGCGACTACAACGGCGAGCAGCAGGAGGGCTTCGGCCCCTTCGACTCGACCATCTGGCGCGGGCGCCGCTGGTCCGCCGCGAGCGCCTACCTCCGCCCCGCGCTGAAACGCGAGACCTGCACCCTCGTGCGGGGCCTCGCCCGCCGAGTGGTGATCGAGGAAGGCCGCGCCGTCGGCGTGGAACTCGACCGGGGCGGCCAGCGCGAGGTGATCCGCGCGCGGGCCGAGGTGATCCTTTCGGCCTCCTCGCTGAACTCACCGAAACTGTTGATGCTGTCAGGGATCGGTCCGGCCGCGCACCTCGCCGAGCATGGGATCGACGTGGTCGCCGACCGGCCCGGAGTCGGTCAGAACCTTCAGGACCATCTCGAGCTCTACATCCAGCAGGCCGCGACGAAGCCGGTCAGCCTCTACCGCTACTGGAACCTGTTCGGAAAGGCCGCGATCGGGGCGCAGTGGCTGTTCACCAAGACCGGCCTCGGCGCGTCGAACCAGTTCGAAAGCGCGGGTTTCATCCGCAGCCGCGCCGGCGTGGAATATCCCGATATCCAGTTTCATTTCCTGCCGATCGCCGTGCGCTACGACGGCAAGACGGCGGCAGAGGGCCACGGGTTCCAGGCCCACGTCGGGCCGATGCGCTCCGTCTCGCGGGGCGAGGTGACGCTGCGCTCCGGCAAACCGGAGGACGCGCCACGGATCGTCTTCAACTACATGTCCGACCCGTCCGACTGGGAGGACTTCCGCACCTGCATCCGCCTGACCCGCGAGATCCTCGCGCAGCCCGCCTTCGACGATTTCCGCGGCAAGGAGATCCAGCCCGGCGCGGACGCGCAGAGCGACGATGCGCTTGATGACTTCATCCGCGAACATGTGGAGAGTGCCTATCACCCCTGCGGCACTTGCCGGATGGGTCGAGCCGACGATCCGACGGCGGTCGTGGACCCGGAATGCCGGGTGATCGGCGTGGATGGCCTGCGGGTCGCGGACAGCTCGATCTTCCCGCGCATCACCAACGGCAACCTCAACGCGCCGTCGATCATGACGGGCGAGAAAGCGGCCGATCACGTGCTCGGAGGTCCGATGCTGGCACCATCGAACCGGCAGCCGTGGATCCATCCCGACTGGCAGACCAGCCAGCGATAAAGTGCCGGGAACGCGCCGACGGGCGGTGTCTCCCTTCTGAGTAGTGTAATGGAAGGCCCGCGCGGGACCGCCCTGGCGCGGGCCTTCGCGTGTCTGAAACAGACGCATTGACAAGTCCGACAATTTTGCTCAACTAATCATGTTCCGGGTCGGGACAGGTTGCGGAAAGGGACGGGAAGCCCGGCGCCGCAATCGGGCCAACCCGATCCGGGACACTTCACGCGACGCAGCCGGCATGGCCTGTCGCATCGGGCGCCGCACGACGGTCGCGAGGGGAGCACGGAGATGTCGGAGCAGCCTAGGCAACAGCGTGGCGGTGCGCCGGTCGGGTTCATGGACGAGCTGTCGGGGATCGAGGCGGGCGCCGTCGTCTGCCTGCGCCGCTGGTTCGACGGGCCCGAAGCCCGCGCCGGCGTCCGCGCCGACTTCGCCCGGATGCTCGGCACCGGGCACGGCAGCGCGGCGGCCAGTGCGCTCGAGGACATCTGCACGCTCTGCGCGCGGTTCGGCCGCAGACCCCTGATGCGTCATCACGCGACCTGCCGCTGCCTCGGCGCGGACGAAGCCTGCTTCGCCAACTTCATCGCCCTCGCCGCCGACGGCGACCGGGAGGACGCCATGCTCGTCGCGACCCTGCTGGTGCGCGCCGATATCGCGCCCTGCCTCGTCACGCTGGCCGAGAGTCTCGGCCTCGCCCTGCGGCGGCTGGACCGGACACCGTCGGTCCCCGAACCGGCATCCGACACGATTCACTGAAAGGACCCCTATGAAACTTCTGACCACCGCCGCGACCGCGCTTTGCCTGCCGCTGACCGCCGTTGCGCAGGAGGCGCCCTCGGAGGACGCCGTCCTCGCAACCTACGCCGACATCGCCCACGCGGCCTATTCCGACAGCCTCGTCACCGCGATGACACTGCAGGAGGCGGTGACTGCTCTGGTCGAGACGCCATCGGCCGAGACACTGCAGGCGGCGAAAGAGGCGTGGCTCGCGTCCCGCGTGCCCTACCAGCAGACCGAGGTCTTCCGCTTCGGCAACCCGATCGTCGATGATTGGGAAGGCAAGGTGAACGCCTGGCCGCTGGACGAAGGCCTGATCGACTACGTCGACGCCTCCTACGGCGGTCCGACGGACGAGAACGCCTTCGCGACGCTGAACGTCATCGCCAACCCGACGTTCGAACTGTCGGGCGAAGAGGTCGACGCCACCGAGATCTCGCCCACCCTGATCGAGAGCGTCCTGCAGGAGGCGGACGGGGTCGAGGCGAACGTCGCCTCCGGTTACCACGCAATCGAGTTCCTGCTCTGGGGGCAGGACCTGAACGGCCATGCTCCCGGTGCCGGCGCCCGGTCCTGGACCGACTTCGCCTCGGGCGAGGAATGCACCAACGACAATTGCGACCGCCGTGGCGCGTACCTCGTCGCCGCGACCGAGCTTCTGGTAGCCGACCTCGACTGGATGAAGGCCCAGTGGGCCGAGAGCGGCGAAGCCCGCCGCGCGCTTGGCGACGAAGGCATGGGGCTCGACGCGATCCTCACCGGCATGGGGTCGCTCTCTTACGGCGAACAGGCGGGCGAACGCATGCGCCTCGGCATCATGCTGAACGATCCCGAGGAAGAGCATGACTGCTTCTCCGACAACACGCACAACAGCCACTATTACGACGGGCTCGGCGTGCAGAACGTCTACCTCGGCGAATACCAGCGGGTCGACGGCTCCGTCGTCTCCGGCGCGTCGCTCTCCGACCTCGTCGCGGCGACCGATCCGGCGCTCGATACCGAGATGCAGGCCAAGCTTGCCCACACGATGCGTGAGCTGGGCCAGATCAAGCTCGCCGCCGAGGCCGGCTTCGCCTATGACCAGATGCTCGAGCGTGGCAATGCCGAGGGCGAGGCGCTAATCATGGGCGGCGTCGAGGCGCTGATCGACCAGACACGGACGATCGAGCGTGTCGTCGCGGCGCTCGGCACCGAGGGGATCGAGTTCGAGGGCTCCGACAGCCTCGACGACCCCGACGCCGTCTTTCAGTAAAGAGACCCGGCCGGGCGGGGGCGCTTCCGAGCTCTCTCGCCTGGCCTCAAATACCTCTCGGGGGTGAATGGGCCGAAGGCCCAGAGGGGGCAGACAGCCCCCTGATCCGCCCGACCGGAAGGGAGGGCTCCCAGGGCGCACCGCAGGTGCACCGCCGGAGAACGGGCCACAGCCCTTGTCCCGGTCACTGCGGCGGACCATCTGTCCGGGTCAGACACCCAGACGGACGAAAAGGCCCGAGATGGCGAAGACGAAACTGCCGAGCCCCTGCATCGATGTCTGCAAGTTCCGACGCGAAGGGCACTGCATCGGCTGCTCCATGACGAAGGGGCAGAAGAAGATGTTCAAATCGCTCAAGAAGCCGGAGTTCCAGGAGGAGTTCCTGCGGATGCTCGTCCACCAGCAGTCCGACATGGGCCGCTACACTCACTGGACACCGGCCTACCTGAAGAAGCTCAAGAAAAAGACCGGCAGGACGGTCCTGCCGGTCTGATCGTCACGTCGCTTGTGGCACGCTCAGACGAGGTGGGCGCGCAGCATCCAGGCGAATTTCTCGTGGGTCTGGCCGCGCGCGATGGCGAGGTCCTCGGTCAGCGTGTCGCCGTGATCGGCGGCGATCGCACCGGCGCCGCCAATGGTGGCCGCGAGCGTTTCCTGCGCTTCGAGCAGTGCCTTGATCATCACCTGCGCATCGAGGCCGTCGGACTCGGCATATTCGGACACCTTGGAGCGCTTCAGCATACCGGCGAGCGTCCCTTCGGCGTGGCCGCCAAGTGCGCGGATCCGTTCGGCGAGGTCGTCCTGCGCTATGAAGTGATCTTCGTAGATGGTCTGGAACAGCGCGTGCAGCGGGCCGAAGGCCATGCCGGTCACGTTCCAGTGGAAATTCTGGGCGAGCATCGTCGCGACGGCGGTTTCTGCAACGCTCTGGTTCAGGGCTTCGCAGATCGCGCTCTTGGCATCGGGGCCCAGGTCGACAGCAGTCTGTGTCATGACATCTATCCTCTGATCGTCGGCAAGGATGATTGTCAGGGGGGCCGCCGCCTTGCCGTCAGCCGGTCCCCATGTCGTCTGGGATTAGATTTAGAATAATTCTAAAACTTGTCAACGGCCCCCGCGGCAGAGCGCACAAGAAAGGCGATGTTGCGGCGGACATGAACCGGGACGCGCGAGCGGAGGAGGAATTCGAAGCTGTCGTCGTCCTCGGCCCGGATGGCGCGGAACAGGGCGACCAGCCATTGTTCATCGAAACTCGTCTCCTCGGTCCCCGGCCGGTGGAGGCGGGGCCGGTGCGGCAGCGCCTGCGCGAGGGTCCGCATCAGGACGCGTGCATGCGCCTCGGGGGCGCGTTCGCGGCTGATGGCAAGCGTGGCACAGGCCTCGAACAGGTCTGTGCGCGGCGCGGCCCGGCAGGCGAGGGCGGCGAGCCGCAGGTGTGCGAGGAACTCGCCCGACTCGCCGGC harbors:
- a CDS encoding Dps family protein; translation: MTQTAVDLGPDAKSAICEALNQSVAETAVATMLAQNFHWNVTGMAFGPLHALFQTIYEDHFIAQDDLAERIRALGGHAEGTLAGMLKRSKVSEYAESDGLDAQVMIKALLEAQETLAATIGGAGAIAADHGDTLTEDLAIARGQTHEKFAWMLRAHLV
- a CDS encoding imelysin family protein; translated protein: MKLLTTAATALCLPLTAVAQEAPSEDAVLATYADIAHAAYSDSLVTAMTLQEAVTALVETPSAETLQAAKEAWLASRVPYQQTEVFRFGNPIVDDWEGKVNAWPLDEGLIDYVDASYGGPTDENAFATLNVIANPTFELSGEEVDATEISPTLIESVLQEADGVEANVASGYHAIEFLLWGQDLNGHAPGAGARSWTDFASGEECTNDNCDRRGAYLVAATELLVADLDWMKAQWAESGEARRALGDEGMGLDAILTGMGSLSYGEQAGERMRLGIMLNDPEEEHDCFSDNTHNSHYYDGLGVQNVYLGEYQRVDGSVVSGASLSDLVAATDPALDTEMQAKLAHTMRELGQIKLAAEAGFAYDQMLERGNAEGEALIMGGVEALIDQTRTIERVVAALGTEGIEFEGSDSLDDPDAVFQ
- the betA gene encoding choline dehydrogenase, whose protein sequence is MEADYVIVGAGSAGCAMAYRLSEAGKSVIVIEFGGSDAGPFIQMPAALSFPMNMPRYDWGYSTEPEPHLGGRKLVVPRGKVIGGSSSINGMIYVRGHAKDYDHWAGQGADGWGYADVLPYFQRMEHWHDGGHGGDPEWRGTDGPLHVTRGPRKNPLTRAFVEAGRQAGYQVTGDYNGEQQEGFGPFDSTIWRGRRWSAASAYLRPALKRETCTLVRGLARRVVIEEGRAVGVELDRGGQREVIRARAEVILSASSLNSPKLLMLSGIGPAAHLAEHGIDVVADRPGVGQNLQDHLELYIQQAATKPVSLYRYWNLFGKAAIGAQWLFTKTGLGASNQFESAGFIRSRAGVEYPDIQFHFLPIAVRYDGKTAAEGHGFQAHVGPMRSVSRGEVTLRSGKPEDAPRIVFNYMSDPSDWEDFRTCIRLTREILAQPAFDDFRGKEIQPGADAQSDDALDDFIREHVESAYHPCGTCRMGRADDPTAVVDPECRVIGVDGLRVADSSIFPRITNGNLNAPSIMTGEKAADHVLGGPMLAPSNRQPWIHPDWQTSQR
- a CDS encoding DUF1289 domain-containing protein → MAKTKLPSPCIDVCKFRREGHCIGCSMTKGQKKMFKSLKKPEFQEEFLRMLVHQQSDMGRYTHWTPAYLKKLKKKTGRTVLPV